A section of the Castanea sativa cultivar Marrone di Chiusa Pesio chromosome 12, ASM4071231v1 genome encodes:
- the LOC142621282 gene encoding lysine histidine transporter-like 5, with protein MCNHETSLENNGNASDQMAPQTRETEQVIDLNSWLPITASRKAKWWYSAFHNVTAMVGAGVLGLPFALSQLGWIPGIVAILGSWLITFYTLWQLVELHEAVPGKRFDRYPELGEHAFGPKLGYWIVMPQQTCVQVATTIVYSVTGGKSLKKFFDLLIPSVADVRLTYFILFFSCLQVFISQTPNFNSLKGVSLLAAVMSFCYSMVAFIASTIRGSHHHPATYGVRSHTTAGQIFDVLNGIGTIAFAFAGHSVALEIQATIPSTQKNTSKKPMWKGCVVAYIIVALCYLAVSISGFWAFGNVVEDDILISLEQPRWLIAIANFMVFLHVIGSYQVFAMPVFDMLESCLVQKLHFTPGRALRLAGRSTYVAITGFIAMCIPFFGGLLGFFGGLVFASTSYFTPCIIWLILKKPNRWSFHWIASWISIIIGVLIAVLAPIGGIRQIIISAKTYKFFS; from the exons ATGTGCAACCACGAGACTTCATTG GAAAACAATGGGAATGCAAGTGATCAAATGGCTCCTCAGACTAGGGAAACTGAGCAAGTGATAGACCTTAATAGTTGGCTGCCTATAACTGCATCTAGAAAAGCAAAGTGGTGGTACTCAGCTTTCCACAATGTTACGGCTATGGTGGGTGCTGGGGTTCTTGGCTTACCCTTTGCACTATCCCAACTTGGCTG GATCCCTGGAATTGTAGCAATTCTTGGTTCATGGTTGATCACTTTTTATACGTTGTGGCAACTTGTTGAACTGCATGAAGCAGTGCCTGGAAAGAGGTTTGATAGGTACCCTGAATTGGGAGAGCATGCTTTTGGTCCTAAATTAGGGTACTGGATTGTTATGCCTCAGCAAACGTGTGTTCAAGTGGCTACAACCATAGTGTATTCGGTCACAGGTGGGAAGTCATTGAAGAAGTTCTTTGATCTGCTGATTCCAAGCGTGGCTGATGTTAGACTAACATATTTCATCCTCTTCTTTTCGTGCCTGCAAGTCTTCATCTCCCAAACCCCTAATTTTAATTCCTTGAAAGGAGTTTCCCTACTTGCTGCAGTGATGTCATTCTG TTATTCAATGGTGGCTTTTATAGCATCAACCATTAGGGGTAGTCATCACCATCCAGCAACATATGGAGTTCGATCTCACACAACTGCCGGCCAAATCTTTGATGTTCTAAATGGTATTGGAACCATAGCATTTGCATTTGCTGGTCACAGTGTGGCTTTAGAGATTCAGGCTACAATCCCTTCGACTCAAAAGAACACATCCAAGAAGCCCATGTGGAAGGGTTGCGTGGTGGCTTATATCATTGTAGCCCTTTGCTATTTAGCAGTCTCTATCTCTGGGTTCTGGGCTTTTGGCAACGTTGTTGAAGATGATATTCTCATTTCACTTGAACAACCCCGTTGGCTTATTGCCATTGCAAACTTCATGGTGTTTTTACATGTCATAGGAAGCTATCAG GTTTTTGCTATGCCTGTATTCGACATGCTTGAGTCATGTTTGGTGCAAAAGTTACATTTCACTCCTGGACGAGCCCTACGCCTCGCTGGTCGTAGCACATACGTAG CCATAACAGGGTTCATTGCAATGTGTATTCCATTCTTTGGAGGATTGTTGGGGTTCTTTGGAGGACTAGTGTTTGCCTCAACCTCATACTTT ACCCCTTGTATCATTTGGCTTAtcttaaaaaaaccaaatagaTGGAGCTTTCATTGGATTGCATCTTGG ATTTCGATCATCATCGGAGTTTTGATAGCAGTCCTTGCACCCATAGGAGGAATACGGCAAATTATCATCTCTGCCAAAACCTACAAGTTTTTTTCATAA